GTCGAGTAGATCACCACGCCATCGGACGGCCTCACGAGCGAGACGATGGCCGCGCCATCCGGTCTCGGTGGGGATGACTGCAGAGTCACCGTCCCCCGAAGGGTAGCGAGCGTGAGCGCGGTGTTGATGTTCGCGTCGACGGCCGTCAGCTGCTGCCCGGCAGAGACGGTGAGAGTGGATGCCGCGGCCGACGTCGGTGAGGCACGCCACCACTGACGGAACGACCCCTTCTCCTTCGGCGTGAAAGAGACCGAGTACGAGCCGGGAGCGACGCCCGGGAAGCGGTAGGCACCGTCCGCTCCGGTCGTCGCCGTCGGCGACGGCAGCCCGGGATACCGGGGAGTGAGCTTCACCGTCACCGCGGCCACGGGCGCACCCGAGCTCTGCAACCGGGCGGTACCCGACACGGTTGCGGCGGCGACAAGGGAGACGTCGATCGTCCGATCGGTGTCGGGCGCCGCTGTCGTCGACCGGAAAACGGTCGAGTAGCGCAGGGATGGGTCGGTGTACGTCACCTTGACGCCGACGGTGCCTGCGAAGGGGCCGATCGTGTACCTGCCCGACGACGACGTGATGACCGTGGCGGCCGTCTGGGCAGAGACGGCAATGTTCGGCAGCGGCTTACCTGCCGGGGAGGTGACCACACCAGTGATGAACGTCTTCTCCGACATCTGAAAATCCGCGTTCGTCACCTTCTGGCCTGCGACCACCTCGACTATCTGAGGGGAAGGCTGATTCAGAAGAGGATCGGACACGGGCTGCACCGCATACTGAGCCTTTGTCAGACCGTTGATTCTGAAGTAACCCGCGGCATCCGTGGTGGCCGTGAAGATGATGCTCCCATGAGAGTTGTCCTTCGCTTGGACAACCAGTCCACCGACACCGACAGACGGAAGGGCGGTGGTGGTGATGTGGCCAGAGATGACCGCGGACGGAAGGAGGACGACGGTCGTCGAGAGTGTGGCATTCGGCGTCAGCACAAATGCCGGTGAATCCTCCAATGAGCGCGCTACGAAGTCGCCGGAGTGCGCAGCCGAACCGGCCAGACGGTAGGAGACGCGATTCGGGCTCTCCCCCGCACACGTTCGAGTGGCGAGCGCGTCAGTGAAGGTGAACTTCCCGGCACTGTCGGTCACCACAGACTTGTCGTAGACGGTGCGTGGTTCCTCACCATCGCAGCCGAATGCCTCACCGGAGAGCGTCACCCGCACGCCCGCCAGTCGAGGCCCCCCAGAGCTGCCGCCGAAGACGACTCCCGACACCGAGCCCAAGGTGTCTCCCTCCGCCGCGTCAGCCTGTGCGACCACCGGGCCCGCAATCACGAGCCCTGCCGCCACAGCGAGGGCAGCGAGGATCGCCGCCCCGCGCATCCGAAAACCGCCGAGTCGTCGAAGATCCACGTCAGTCATGTTCCCCCCAAGGAAAGGCACCGAGCCTGGGAACAACCTACCGTCAGCCGGCCCCGAACGGGCTACTCGAACGCGGCTACTCGAAAGCAGCCTCGAAGCCGCAGGCGGGGCAGATCCACACGCCGAGGTCGAGGGCGGCCTCGGCCCGTTCCTCGTCGCGCGTGATGGTGTGCCCACAGTTGGGGCAGGAGAATTCGGCCATGGGGCGATCCTATTGCTCGCGCGTGGCCGCTGCCTGCGCCGCGACGAGCTTGGCATCGATGCCGGTCGCCGGGCACAGCTAACCTGTGACGCATGGGTGAGGTCAACGACAGGTACCGCGGCATCCTGAAGTCGGTCGGCAACACGGAACGGCTGCAGTACTTCAGCGATGCGGTCTTCGCCATCGCGCTCACACTGCTGGTCCTAGAGATCGCGTTGCCCGAGATCCAGGATCCGACCAACCTCACCATCAACGAGGGCCTACTCGACCTCTGGCCGAAGTTTCTGGCATATGCGCTGAGTTTCGGCGTGATCGCCATCAACTGGGCGGGGCACCACCGCAAATTCGCGGTCACCACCGGTTTCGACGCCGGCGTGGTGTGGATCGACCTGCTCCTGCTGTTCCTCATCGCGTTCCTCCCGTTCCCCACGTCGCTGCTCAGCGACTACCCGGGCTACGTCACCCCGGTCATCCTCTACGCCGCCATCGTGAGCGCGATCAGCCTCGTGCAGTTCTGGCTCTGGTCGTACGCGTATCGCAAGTCGTTCCTCGACGAGCGCATCGATCGTTCGATCTACCGGATGGTCAGGGCCGACCTCCTCGTCGTGCCAGTCGTCTTCATTGTGTCGATCCCGATCGCGCTGCTGCCGTTCGACTGGGCCGCCTTCGCGGCGATGTACTTCTGGATCGTGACGTGGCCGGCGAACATCGTCATCGGGCGTCTCCGAGCCCGTACTTCCGCGTGAATACAGGTAACCCTGCCCTTCGTTAGCCGAGCCTCAGCTTGCTTGCGCGACATTTCAGGCTGAGTAACGTTGAGGTCACTGACCCGCCCGATGGGTCGCAGACTTCAGAAGGGAGACGTCATGTCCGACGTTGTCACCACCATCAAGAGCTCGTCCAACCCGGATGTCGCCGCAGCCGCCGCGCAGTTCCTCAGCCAGGTCGTCATCGACTCGCAGGCGCTCGTGCTGAACGGCAAGCAGGCCCACTGGCACGTTCGTGGGGCGAACTTCATCGCCGTGCACGAGCTGATCGACGAGATCGTCGAGCACGCCGAAGACCACGCCGACACCGCCGCTGAGCGCGTCGTCGCCCTGGGCCTCCCGATCGACGCCCGCGTGGGCACGGTCGCCGCAAAGACCACGCTGCCCGAACTGCCCGCCGGGTTCCAGCCCGCCGAGGTCATGGTCGCCGTTCTGGTCGCCTCGATCGACGCCCTGCTCGTCAGCGTGAACAAGGCGATCACCGAGCTCGGCGCTATCGATGCTCCCAGCCAGGATGTCGCGATCCAGATCGCGCGCAGCCTCGAGAAGGACCGCTGGTTCCTCTTCGCTCACATCGCGACCGTCTAGACGCTCCGCGACACCGCTTCAGGCCGAAAGGGCTCCGTCATGGGGCCCTTTCGTCGTTTCGTCGTTCGCCTCCACTGAATCGGCGGCCCTGGCGCAATCCGTCGCGAAGACGGCCGCGGATCGGGCTGTGGCCGCCGATTCGTCGTCGCGCCCGCCTATCGGGCCCGATGGGTGCCACGGATCAGGTGTCAGGCACGCCTGCGCCAGACTTTTCTGATATTCTCTCAGTTGTGATTCCCGTGCCCCAGCCCCGAAGCGGAGCCGCTTTAGGCGAGCAACCCCCGGGCCCGGCTACGCAGCTGCCGCAACATCTCGATGGCGCCAGACCGCCCCGCCATCGGCCGGCAGCCGTTGTCGTCATCGTGATCGCAGTGGTGTTTGCCGGAATCGCCGTCGGCGTCGCCCTGCTGCTCGGCCGCGGGTTCGATCTGGTGCTCATCGGGCTCATCGCCGCGTTCCTGGTGCTCGGGGGGCTCGGCTTCGCACTCCGTTTCCTCCCCAGCACTCTTCCGCTGGTCCCCACGGCGCGAAGCGCCCTGGGGTTCCTGGCGCTTGCCACCCTCGCCGTGCTGGTCTCCCTCTACGTCTATCCTCTCTTCGCGAACGGTACGGGGCCGGGGCGCGGGTTCGCTCCCGCAGGGCCCTCGGTGAGCCTCACCAGGCAGGCGACCGTCGTCTACTCGCTGACGGGAAGCGCGGGCGCCCGTGTGAGTGCGGCGTCCCCCCTGCCAAGCGGCGACTCGGCACCGGAGACGGTCGACCAGCTCCCGTGGGAGAAGTCGGTGCAGCTCACGGTCGACAGGACCACGCCCGGCACCTTCACCCTGGTCGCCATCGGGCTTCCCGCGGGTGATGACGCCCAGCTCGCCTGCACGATCACCCTCGACGGGACAGTTGTCGCGCATGAGGAATCGACCGGAGAGTTCCGCTCCGTCTTCTGCAGCGGCACACCGTAGTGGGACGTCTCACTCGGGTGGCCGTTGCGGCGGCGGTCGGCCTGCTCCTTGCCGCAGTGATCGTGCTGGCGATCATCCAGCGGCTGCATCTCTACCCCGGGCTGGCACGTCTCTGGGAATGACGAGCGCGGTCGCACCGGCGGCCCTCTGCGCAGATGGCCGCCGGAGGGTCAGGCGAGGGCGGTAGCCCAGGGGGCGAGGTGTGTGGGGCGGCCGGCGAGGAACGTGGCCGAGACGGGCATCCCGCGGAGCTCGTCAGGGTCGGAGGCCAGCGGGTCGAGGTCGGTGACAACGAGGTCGGCCGGCATACCCACGCCGATGAGGGGATTACCGTTCGCCGATGCGGCGACCGCGTCCGCCGCCGCGATGCGCTGCTCCGGATGCCACGGGGTGCGCCCGTCGCGCGAGCGGCCGACAGCGGCAGCCATCGTCACCCACGGGTCGAGGGGGGCGACGGGGGCGTCCGATCCGAGCACGAGGAGCGCACCGGATGCCCGGAGGGACGCCAGCGCGAAGGCCCTGTCGGTGCGACCCTCCCAATAGTGGTCGGCCACGTCGCGGTCGTCCATCGCGTGTTCGGGCTGCACGCTGGCGGTCACGCCGGCCGCCGCGAACCGCGCGAAGTCGGCGCCCGCGACCAGTTGGGCGTGCTCGATGCGCCCGCCCGAGCCGAGGCGTTCGAAGGCGTCGAGGGCGAGGGCGTTCGCGTGGTCGCCGATCGCGTGCACTGCCGGCACCAGCCCCGCGGCCGTCGCGCGTTCGAGCAGGGCGAGCAGGTCATCCGGAACCACCGTCAGCATCCCGTACGACCCCGGCTGCCCTTCGAGCCCCGGGTATTCGTCGTAGCAGTAGGCGGTGCGCGTGTTCAGGGAGCCGTCGGTGATCACCTTGAACGGTCCGACGGTCAGGAGGCCGCCCGTCTTGGGGATGATGTCGCCGGTGCGCAGCCGCGCCTCGATCGCCTGGTCGAGGTGCGCGGTGTAGATGCCGACAGCGACGCGGAGGTCGCGTTGTCCCGCAGCGATCCGTCGCCGCCAGACGGCGAGGTTGTCGGCCATCTCGAGGTCGACGATGCCGACCACTCCGCGGGAGGCTGCCACGCGCGCCGCTTCCGCAGCCAGGGCGTCGCCGGCCTCGGCGCTGACGTCGTTCACGAGGCCGGTGACGCGGAAGCAGTCGTCTTCGCGGAGCAGTCCGGTCGGGTGGCCGGCGAGCCCGAAGTGGGCGAGAGCCGCCGAGTTCAGCCAGCAGCAGTGCAGGTCGCCACTGATCAGGATGACCTGCCGCGCACCCGCCACGGCGTCGAGGGCTGCGCGGTCGAGGGGCGACTCCCAGAGCCCGTCGCGGAGGCCGAAGCCGATGAGGGGGGCCGGCGCCGAATCGTCCGATGCCCCGACGCCGCCCGTGGCCGAGCCCAAGCCCGCGCCCGCACCGGGGCCCGCTCCCCCACCGCTGACGATCGATGCCACCCTCGCGAGCACGTCCCCCGCCGACGCGGTCGAGCCCGAGAAATCGTGCCGCCGGCCCTGCGCCGCCCACTGCGTGAAGTGCACGTGGTTGTCCCAGAGGCCCGGCACGAAGAATCGCCCGTCGAGCGCCAGCACGCGCGACCGGGACGGGGTCGATACGATGCCGTTCGGCACGATGGCGCGGATCCGCCCGTCGGCCAGAAGCACATCGAACGTGCCCTCGTGCCCGGGCATCCGACCGCCCTGCAGGAAGATGTCGTCGGTCATGCGGTCTGGGGCGGCACCGCGAGGGGGTGCACGCGGCGCATCTCGGCCGCGAGAGCGGGGTTCGCGTAGTGCTCGCCGACGCTCAGTTCGTGGATGATCCGCTCCACCGTCTCGGCAGGACGGTTCTGGCTGAGCTTCCACTTCGCCTCGATGCGGGTCGCCGTGAGGCGGAAGCCGACCGTGCCCGCGCTGATGCGGGCCGCGTACTCGGCGTTCTCGAGCGTCCCGTTCATACGGCGGGGCTCGGGCATCCGGTCTTCGAAGTGGTCGACGAGCCGCGCCAGCACGTCGAGGTTCTCCGCATCGGAGAGGATCTCAGGCACACCGTGCAGGTGCGCGACGATGAAGTTCCAGGTCGGCACCGCGGGATTCGCGTCGTACCAGCCCGGCGAGATGTAGCCGTGCGGGCCCTGCACCACCACGAGCACCTCGTGCTGGCCGAGTTCGTGCAGCCGTTCATCCGGCCGACCGACGTGGCTCAGGATGGCGATGCCGTCGGCGCTCTCGTCGAGCACCACGGGGTAGTGCGAGGCGACCAGGCCGTCTGACGTGTTGCTGACCAGCGTGACCGACGGGTTCTCCCTGATCAGGCGCCGGATCTCGTCATCGCTGGGCGCGTCGAAGGCCGGGTTCTCCCTCATGCGGCGACCGTTCGCGGCGTCTTCTGGTCTGTGGGGCACCAGTAGAGCTTTCGTGAGCCCATCTCTTCGAGCAGGATGTTCGTTCCGCAGACGCGGCAGGGCAGACCCTCGCGTTTGTACACCCAGTAGCGGTCGGCACGACTCCGACGCGCTTTCGCTTCGTCGGCGGGCGAGAGGTCGTCCATCGTGAGCATCATGCCGGTGCGGATGCCGATGTCGAGCAGGTAAACCCAGTCCTGCCAGAGCGCGCGCAGGCGTTTGACCGAGACGTTCTTCCCCGGGGTGTGCGGGTTCAACCGCGCCCGGAACAGCAGCTCGGCGCGGTAGACGTTGCCGATCCCGGCCACCACCGACTGGTCCATCAGCAGCAGTCCGATCGGCGTCGGCTTGGTGCGCACCCGCTTCACGAACCGGTCTTCGGATGCCCGGCTGGCGTCTTCGGCCGGGTCGGGGCCGAGCTTCTCGATCGCCACGGCGACCTGGGCGGAGTCGATCACCTCGCAGGCGGTCGGGCCGCGGAGGTCGGCGACGCTCTCGTCTGTCATGAGGCGCACACGCACCTGGCCCACGGGCTCGGGCGGGAAGGTCTCGAGGTCGGTGGACTTCGCCGTCTCGCTCTCGGCCATCCGCAGGGCACGACGGAGCCTCGGCGCGCCGATGCTGCCCCGTGCCTCCGACTCCTCGGTGATCGGCGACACGATGCCGAAGAAGTCCCAGGCGCCGTAGAGGCCGAGATGGATGCGCAACCACCTGTCGTTCTCGAACTCGAGGAACATCTGCTTGCCCACAGCGTGGGAGCTGAGCATCCGGAGCCCGTCGATCTCGGACGCGCCCTCGGCGAAGCGGCCCTGCGGGGAACTGACGGTGACGGTGTGGCCGACGAAGTCGCGCTCGAACTGGAGCGCGATGCGGTGGACGGAGTGGCCCTCGGGCATGGCGCGGGCTCCGCGCTACTCTGCCGAGGGCTGTGCGGAGGGTGCCGCGTCGGCCTGTGCGTCCGCAGCGGCCGGCACGTCTGCTCCCACGTGCACGCCCGTGATCGCCCCGGTCGCCTCGTACTCGGCGAGCTGCGCGATGCGGCGCGCGTGCCGCTCCTCGAAGGAGAACGGCTCCGTGATGAACGTGTCGATGAAGGAGACCGCCTCGTCGACCGTGTGCTGGCGCGCGCCGATCGCGATGAGGTTCGCGTCGTTGTGCTGGCGGGCCAGCAGCGCCGTCGCCTCGCTCCAGACGAGCGCCGCTCGCGCGCCGTTCACCTTGTTGGCGGCGATCTGCTCGCCGTTGCCCGACCCGCCGAAGACGATGCCGAGCGCCTCGACTCCCGCCCGCTGGTCGCGCACGACACCGAGCGCGGCATTGATGCAGAAGGAGGGGTAGTCGTCGATCGGGTCGTAGCCCGTCGGTCCGTGGTCGATGACCTCGTGCCCGGTGGCCGTGAGGTGGTCGAACAGGTGGCGACTGAAGTCGAGCCCAGCGTGGTCTGTGCCGAGGTGGATGCGCATCCCCCGAGTTTACAAGTCGCGGACCCCGTGCATGTGGCTAGGCTGGAGGGCGGAAATAACGCACGCACGCGACATCCGGCCCACGAGGCCGCGCCTCGCGTATCAGCCCCACGACCAGTACGGAGAACATCAGTTGCCTGGAGAGAACCTCACCCGCGATGAGGCCCGCGAGCGCGCCTCGCTCGTCTCGACGTCGAGCTACGACATCAGCCTCGACCTGACGACGGGCCCCGAGACGTTCCTCAGCACGACCACGGTGCGCTTCGCGGCGACCGAGGGTGCGTCCACGTTCATCGACGCCATCACGAAGACCGTGCGGAGCGTCACCCTGAACGGCACGGAGCTCGACCCCGCCGCCGTCAGCGACGGTGTGCGCATCCAGCTCGATGGGCTGCAGGCCGAGAACGAGCTCACCGTCGTGAGCGACGCGCTCTACACGAACACGGGCGAGGGCCTGCACCGCTTCGTCGACCCGGTCGACGGCGAGGTCTACCTGTACAGCCAGTTCGAGGTTCCGGACTCCCGCCGCGTGTTCGCGGTGTTCGAGCAGCCCGACCTGAAGGCGACATTCACGTTCACCGTGACGGCACCGAGCTACTGGCAGGTCGTGTCGAACTCCCCGACCCCCGAGCCCGTCGCAGCCGGCGAGGGCACCTCGACGTGGAGCTTCGAGCCGACGCCGATCCTCTCCTCCTACGTCACTGCCATCGTCGCCGGCCCCTACGTGGTCGAGCGGAGCGAACTCACCTCGAGCGACGGCCGCGTCATCCCGCTCGGCGTGTTCTCGCGGGCCTCCCTCTCCCAGTTCATGGACGCGGACTACGTGTTCGAGAAGACCCGCCAGGGCTTCGAGTTCTACGAGAACGCCTTCGACTATCCCTACCCGTTCGCCAAGTACGACCAGCTCTTCGTGCCCGAGTTCAATGCGGGCGCGATGGAGAATGCCGGCGCGATCACGTTCACCGAGGCGTACGTCTTCCGCTCGAAGGTCACGGATGCCCAGCGGGAGCGCCGCGTCGTGACGATCCTGCACGAACTGGCGCACATGTGGTTCGGCGACCTGGTCACGATGAAGTGGTGGAACGACCTCTGGCTGAACGAGTCGTTCGCCGAGTACGCCTCGACCCTCGCCACCGCCGAGGCCACCGAGTGGAAGGGCGCCTGGGCGACCTTCGCGTCGACCGAGAAGAGCTGGGCGTACCGCCAGGACCAGCTTCCCTCCACCCACCCGATCGTGGCGACGATCAACGACCTCGACGACGTGCAGGTGAACTTCGACGGCATCACCTACGCCAAGGGTGCCTCCGTGCTCAAGCAGCTCGTCGCGTGGGTCGGCCAGGACCAGTTCCTCGCCGGGGTCAGCCACTACTTCAAGAAGCACCAGTTCGGCAACACCGAGCTGAGCGACCTGCTGCTCGAGCTCGAGCACACCAGCGGCCGCGACCTCGCGGGCTGGTCGGCCGACTGGCTGGAGACCGCCGGCGTCAACACCCTGCGCCCGCTGGTCGAGACCGACTCCGACGGGGTCATCACCTCGTTCGTGATCGAACAGAGCGCCATCGAGGCGTACCCGACCATCCGCCCCCACCGCCTCGCGATCGGGTTCTACAACCTGCACGAGGGTGCGCTGATCCGCAACCACCGGGTGGAACTGGATGTCGCGGGCCCCTCGACCCCGGTCGACGAGCTGATCGGGCTGACCCGGCCCGACCTGGTGCTGCTGAACGACGACGACCTCGCCTACGCGAAGATCCGTCTCGACGACATCTCCCTCTCGACCGCGATCGCGCACCTCGCCGCGATCGAGGACGGTCTGGCCCGTTCCATCGTCTGGGGCTCGGTGTGGGACGCGACACGCGACGCCGAGACGAAGCCGCGCGACTTCGTGCGGCTGGTGCTCGGCAACGTGGCGACCGAGGACGAGTCGACCACGCTCCGCACGGCGCTGAACCAGGTCGTGCAGACGGCGAACACCTACGTCGCTCCGCCCTTCCAGGCGTCCACGCTGGCGCAGGCGGCCGACGAGCTGTGGGCCCTGGCGCGGAACGCGGCACCGGGTTCTGACGAGCAGTTCCAGTTCGTGAAGTTCTTCGCCGCGGCCGCACGCACCGAGGAGGCCCTGGCGCACGTCGCCGGACTGCTCGACGGCTCCGTGGTGCTCGACGGGTTGACCATCGACACCGACCTCACCTGGGACCTCCTCACCGCGCTGGTTGCGGGAGACAAGGCGGGAAGTGCGGAGATCGATGCTGCCCTCGCCGCGGACAACACCGCCTCGGGTGCACAGTCGGCCGCGAGCGCGCGGGCGTCGATCCCGACGGCGGAGGCCAAGGCGGCGGCGTGGGCATCCCTCGTCGACAGCGACAGCGCCTCGAACCTCATCGTGCGGGCGACGACCGTGGGCTTCCAGCGGGCGTCGGATGCCTCGCTCCTGACGCCCTACATCGCGAAGTACTTCGAGGTCGTGAAGACGCTCTGGGAGACCCGCACGTATCAGATCGCTGCGACGCTGATCACCGGTCTCTACCCGGCCGGCCTCGCCTCGGTGGAGCTCCGCGACGCGACCGTGGCGTGGCTGGCGACCGACCCGGAGCCCGCTGCACTCCGCCGCCTCGTGGTGGAGAACCTCGCGGGCGTCGAGCGGGCCCTGGCAGCGCAGGCACGCGACGCCGACTGAGTCGCAGATTCGACAGCGTCATCAGGGGCCCCTCAGAATCGTCTGGGGGGCCCTCGCTACGATTGAGGCCATATGAGCGACTTCTTCACCAACCTCGGAAACTTCTACACCTCGTACCAGCACCTGCTCAACATCGTCTTCATCGTGTTGGGTGCGCTGGTCATCCGCCTGATCCTGCTGCGCTCGGTCGACCGCGTGGTGAAACGGATCGTCACCGGCGTCAAGAAGAAGCACGACGCCGCCGACACAGAGGCGATCATGGCCTCTCCGGTCGCTGCGGTGCGGGTGGTGCAACGCACGCGCACCATGGGCAGTGTGCTGTCGAACGTCATCACCTGGGCGATCGTGGTGTTCGCGTTCATCCTGATCCTCGGCGAACTGCAGTTCCAGGTGACGGCGATCGTCGCCTCGGCCGGTGTGCTCGGCGCGGCCCTCGGCTTCGGCGCCCAGAACATCATCAAGGACATGCTGAACGGCCTCTTCATGGTGGTCGAGGACCAGCTGGGCGTGGGTGACGTCGTCGATCTCGGCCCTGCGACCGGTGTGGTCGAGGCGGTGGGCATCCGGGTCACGACCCTGCGCGACGTCAACGGAACGCTCTGGTTCGTGCGGAACGGCGAGATCCTCCGCGTGGGCAACATGTCCCAGGGCTGGGCGCGGGTCATCATCGACCTCGCGGTGCCGTACGACACCGATGTCGACGCCGTGCAGGAGAAGATGCTCGACACCGCCAGCACGATGACGTCGAGCCCGAAATGGCGCTCGAGGGTCATCGAGAAGCCCGAGATCTGGGGCCTCGAGAGCATCTCTGCCGAGGCACTCGTGATCCGGCTGGTCGTCAAGACGCGCACGAACGCGAAAGACGATGTCGCCCGCGAGCTCCGGATGCAGCTGAAGAAGGCCCTCGACGAGATGGGTGTGCACCTGCCGTCGCTGAACAGCATCGTGCTGAGCGGCTTCGAGGGGGCGAACTCGGTGTCGGGCGCGCGCCCGCCCCGCACCCGTCCGGTTCCCGTGGCCGAGACGCCCGGGCCCGATGGAACACCGGAGAATGGATCGGGTGGCCCCGGAACCCCGGGCAGCCCCGGCGGCAGCACGCCGCGCACCCCACCGCGAGGACGGATCCGATGACCGACGCCAGCCCTCAGCCCGCCAGCGGGATTCCGCTCATTCCGGTCGTTCCCACGGCGGGAGCCGCGGCATCCGGAACCGGCGAAGCCGCGGGTAGCACCTTCTACGAGCAGCTCGGCGGCCGCCCCACCTTCGAGAAGCTGGTGCGCGAGTTCTACCGGGGCGTTGCGTCGGATCCCGTCCTCGTGGCGATGTACCCCGAAGAAGACCTCGAAGGCGCGATCCAGCGCCTGACCGGCTTTCTCGAGCAGTACTGGGGCGGGCCGACGACCTACAGCCAGGAGCGCGGGCACCCGCGGCTCCGGATGCGGCACAACCCGTTCAAGGTGAACCCCGACGCGCGCGACCGGTGGTTGTCGCACATGCGCGCGGCCGTGGATTCGCTGCAGCTGGCGCCCCTGCAGGACGCGACGCTCTGGGACTATCTCGAACGCGCCGCTCATGCGATGGTGAACACGTTCGACGAGTAGCCGACACGGCTCGCGGGACGCCCGCGACGGGAACGAAGGAGTTCTGACATGAACGCACAGTCCGACGTCATCATCGTGGGCGCGGGCCTCGCCGGGCTGGTCGCGGCTGCCGAGCTGGTCGACGCCGGTCGGCACGTGACGATCGTCGAGCAGGAGCCCGAGGCGTCCCTCGGCGGGCAGGCGTGGTGGTCGTTCGGCGGACTGTTCCTCGTCGACAGCCCGGAGCAGCGCCGCCTCGGCGTTCACGACAGCCTCGACCTGGCCCGCCAGGACTGGTTCGCCTCGGCAGGATTCGACCGCGCCGAAGACGCCTGGCCGAAGCGCTGGGCCGAGGCCTACCTGCAGTTCGCCGCCGGTGAGAAACGCTCCTGGCTGCGGCAGCAGGGTGTGCGGTTCTTCCCCGTCGTCGGCTGGGCCGAGCGCGGCGGCGGCACGGCCCTGACGCACGGCAACTCCGTGCCGCGGTTCCACATCACGTGGGGCACGGGCCCCGGCGTGCTCGAGCCCTTCGTGCGCCGGGTGCAGGCGGGCATCCGGAGCGGACTCGTGACGATGCGGCACCGGCACCGGGTGGACGCCCTGGTGAACACCGACGGGCGCGTGACCGGCGTGCGCGGGGCGGTGCTCGAGCCCTCGTCTGCCGCGCGGGGTGAGACGAGCTCCCGGGTCGACGTCGCTCCGTTCGAGCTCGAGGCCTCGGCCGTCATCGTGACGAGCGGCGGCATCGGCGGCAACCACGACCTCGTGCGGCAGAACTGGCCGGCCCGGTTCGGGGCTCCCCCGGCCTCCCTGCTCTCCGGCGTTCCGGCGCACGTCGACGGGCGGATGCTCGGCATCACCCGCGCGGCAGGGGGTACCCTCATCAACTCCGACCGCATGTGGCACTACACCGAGGGCATCACGAATTTCGACCCGGTGTGGCCGGCGCACGGCATCCGGATCCTGCCGGGGCCCTCGTCGCTCTGGCTCGACGCCACGGGGAAGCGACTGCCGGTGCCGCTCTTCCCCGGCTTCGACACGCTCGGAACGCTGGAGCACATCCTCTCGACCGGTTACGACCACAGCTGGTTCGTGCTCACGCAGAAGATCATCGAGAAGGAGTTCGCTCTCTCGGGCAGCGAGCAGAATCCCGACCTCACCGGCAGAGACCTGCGGCTGCTGGCATCCCGCGTCGGTCCGGGCGCGCCCGGACCCGTCGAGGCGTTCAAGGCGCGGGGTGTCGACTTCGTCGTGGCATCCTCCCTGCCGGAGCTGCTCTCGGGGATGCAGTCCCGCTCCGGCGATGCTCCGCTCGATACAGCGCGGGTGACGGCCGAGATCGAGGCGCGGGACCGCGAGATCGGGCACGAGTTCACGAAGGATGCCCAGATCACGGCTGTGCGCGGGGCACGGCAGTACCTCGGCGACAAGCTGATCCGGGTGGCTGCGCCGCACCGGCTGCTCGACCCGGCGGCCGGGCCCCTGATCGCGGTGAAACTGCACATTCTGACGCGCAAGTCGCTCGGCGGCATCCAGACCGACCTCGCAGGCCGCGTACTCGGTGCAGCGGGGTCGCCGGTGCCCGGGC
Above is a genomic segment from Subtercola boreus containing:
- a CDS encoding globin; its protein translation is MTDASPQPASGIPLIPVVPTAGAAASGTGEAAGSTFYEQLGGRPTFEKLVREFYRGVASDPVLVAMYPEEDLEGAIQRLTGFLEQYWGGPTTYSQERGHPRLRMRHNPFKVNPDARDRWLSHMRAAVDSLQLAPLQDATLWDYLERAAHAMVNTFDE
- a CDS encoding Fpg/Nei family DNA glycosylase, giving the protein MPEGHSVHRIALQFERDFVGHTVTVSSPQGRFAEGASEIDGLRMLSSHAVGKQMFLEFENDRWLRIHLGLYGAWDFFGIVSPITEESEARGSIGAPRLRRALRMAESETAKSTDLETFPPEPVGQVRVRLMTDESVADLRGPTACEVIDSAQVAVAIEKLGPDPAEDASRASEDRFVKRVRTKPTPIGLLLMDQSVVAGIGNVYRAELLFRARLNPHTPGKNVSVKRLRALWQDWVYLLDIGIRTGMMLTMDDLSPADEAKARRSRADRYWVYKREGLPCRVCGTNILLEEMGSRKLYWCPTDQKTPRTVAA
- a CDS encoding mechanosensitive ion channel family protein — encoded protein: MSDFFTNLGNFYTSYQHLLNIVFIVLGALVIRLILLRSVDRVVKRIVTGVKKKHDAADTEAIMASPVAAVRVVQRTRTMGSVLSNVITWAIVVFAFILILGELQFQVTAIVASAGVLGAALGFGAQNIIKDMLNGLFMVVEDQLGVGDVVDLGPATGVVEAVGIRVTTLRDVNGTLWFVRNGEILRVGNMSQGWARVIIDLAVPYDTDVDAVQEKMLDTASTMTSSPKWRSRVIEKPEIWGLESISAEALVIRLVVKTRTNAKDDVARELRMQLKKALDEMGVHLPSLNSIVLSGFEGANSVSGARPPRTRPVPVAETPGPDGTPENGSGGPGTPGSPGGSTPRTPPRGRIR
- a CDS encoding ribose-5-phosphate isomerase; translated protein: MRIHLGTDHAGLDFSRHLFDHLTATGHEVIDHGPTGYDPIDDYPSFCINAALGVVRDQRAGVEALGIVFGGSGNGEQIAANKVNGARAALVWSEATALLARQHNDANLIAIGARQHTVDEAVSFIDTFITEPFSFEERHARRIAQLAEYEATGAITGVHVGADVPAAADAQADAAPSAQPSAE
- the pepN gene encoding aminopeptidase N; this translates as MPGENLTRDEARERASLVSTSSYDISLDLTTGPETFLSTTTVRFAATEGASTFIDAITKTVRSVTLNGTELDPAAVSDGVRIQLDGLQAENELTVVSDALYTNTGEGLHRFVDPVDGEVYLYSQFEVPDSRRVFAVFEQPDLKATFTFTVTAPSYWQVVSNSPTPEPVAAGEGTSTWSFEPTPILSSYVTAIVAGPYVVERSELTSSDGRVIPLGVFSRASLSQFMDADYVFEKTRQGFEFYENAFDYPYPFAKYDQLFVPEFNAGAMENAGAITFTEAYVFRSKVTDAQRERRVVTILHELAHMWFGDLVTMKWWNDLWLNESFAEYASTLATAEATEWKGAWATFASTEKSWAYRQDQLPSTHPIVATINDLDDVQVNFDGITYAKGASVLKQLVAWVGQDQFLAGVSHYFKKHQFGNTELSDLLLELEHTSGRDLAGWSADWLETAGVNTLRPLVETDSDGVITSFVIEQSAIEAYPTIRPHRLAIGFYNLHEGALIRNHRVELDVAGPSTPVDELIGLTRPDLVLLNDDDLAYAKIRLDDISLSTAIAHLAAIEDGLARSIVWGSVWDATRDAETKPRDFVRLVLGNVATEDESTTLRTALNQVVQTANTYVAPPFQASTLAQAADELWALARNAAPGSDEQFQFVKFFAAAARTEEALAHVAGLLDGSVVLDGLTIDTDLTWDLLTALVAGDKAGSAEIDAALAADNTASGAQSAASARASIPTAEAKAAAWASLVDSDSASNLIVRATTVGFQRASDASLLTPYIAKYFEVVKTLWETRTYQIAATLITGLYPAGLASVELRDATVAWLATDPEPAALRRLVVENLAGVERALAAQARDAD